A genomic segment from Ignavibacteriales bacterium encodes:
- a CDS encoding DUF362 domain-containing protein: protein MRRREFISKSVKASLIAGAGFSVASYSSLFPSSLLYPSNDYNLAAIKGGEPDTMFDEAIKAFGGMSKFVKKGQTVVVKPNIGWDVEPERAGNTNPLLINRIIKHCFDAGAKDVYVFDHTCDNWNKCYANSGIERAVKDAKGKIVSGASESYYQEVTIRQGKKLKKTKVHELILESDVFINVPILKHHSSADVTIGMKNLMGNVWDRGYWHSNNLHQCISDFASFRTPDLTVVDAYYVMKKNGPRGVSKDDVLTMKSQIISTDIVAADAAAAKLFGVDPEKIDYIRIANEMKLGSMNLDKLSIYRKIM from the coding sequence ATGAGAAGACGAGAATTTATCTCTAAATCTGTGAAAGCTAGTTTGATTGCCGGTGCAGGATTTTCAGTTGCCAGTTATTCTAGTCTATTCCCTTCATCCCTATTATATCCCAGCAATGATTATAATTTAGCAGCTATTAAAGGCGGTGAGCCGGATACTATGTTTGATGAAGCTATTAAAGCATTTGGTGGAATGTCTAAGTTTGTTAAAAAAGGACAGACTGTTGTTGTGAAGCCAAATATCGGTTGGGATGTTGAGCCTGAGAGGGCTGGGAATACAAATCCTCTTTTAATTAACAGAATTATTAAACACTGTTTTGATGCTGGGGCAAAAGATGTTTATGTGTTTGATCATACTTGTGATAATTGGAATAAGTGTTATGCAAACAGCGGAATTGAACGTGCTGTTAAAGATGCAAAAGGTAAAATTGTTTCCGGTGCAAGTGAAAGTTATTACCAGGAAGTTACAATTAGACAGGGCAAAAAATTAAAAAAAACAAAAGTACACGAACTTATACTTGAATCAGATGTGTTTATTAATGTGCCAATCTTAAAACATCATTCATCCGCTGATGTAACAATCGGGATGAAAAATTTAATGGGGAATGTTTGGGATCGTGGATATTGGCATTCAAATAATCTGCATCAATGTATTTCAGATTTTGCATCATTTCGTACACCTGATTTAACAGTAGTTGATGCTTATTACGTAATGAAAAAAAATGGACCACGTGGTGTTTCAAAAGATGATGTGCTAACAATGAAATCCCAAATCATTTCTACAGATATTGTGGCTGCAGATGCCGCTGCCGCAAAATTGTTTGGTGTTGATCCTGAAAAAATTGATTATATCAGGATTGCAAACGAAATGAAACTTGGTTCGATGAATTTAGACAAGCTTTCTATATATAGAAAAATAATGTGA
- a CDS encoding STAS domain-containing protein yields the protein MNLDVKDQKDFTVIKFNKNSVLGTEGAEFQNSILDTLDKGVNSIIIDMSMVEYITSWGIGMLVHAFTTATNRNSQLSLSGVTKKVHEILSKVKLDTIFHISDLS from the coding sequence ATGAATTTAGATGTCAAAGACCAAAAAGATTTTACAGTAATAAAGTTTAACAAAAATAGTGTGTTGGGTACAGAAGGAGCAGAATTTCAAAACTCTATTTTAGATACATTAGATAAAGGTGTAAATTCGATCATAATTGATATGTCAATGGTAGAATACATCACGAGTTGGGGAATCGGAATGTTGGTTCACGCGTTTACAACTGCAACAAATAGAAATTCACAATTGAGTTTATCTGGTGTAACTAAAAAAGTTCATGAAATATTATCCAAAGTAAAATTAGATACTATATTCCACATAAGTGATTTATCGTAG
- a CDS encoding SpoIIE family protein phosphatase — translation MKTTKDIQMEVMEVHNLFWESYARRDIELRFSLCSEDVTFIGSGLHERALNKTEYKNINNEGVKQFPDPFQIEFLWTNLSMINEIVACVESEVVWSQMINNEISTELLRNTTLLKYDNSKWLVTHVHGSVPDYRLKEGDYMTNEQTIIRNKELERQVFERTQDLNETLEKLEKKNRQLEIEASLERVRAVAMSMNNSDDLLSICEVSFKELKKLGFNNLRNAIIHIPNDKEKYFMDYDFSELTGGAITKIEYGSHPIVDEYLEKIKSAKDAYFEVVINEDQLEGWKDFRKKSSQMDDPRLNQATSLYYYLFSIGLGDIGISSFKPIIESQLIILKRFRNVFELAYQRYTDIQKAEAQAREAQIEAALERVRSRTMGMQKSEELKEVIQLVYEQFVYLNIHVEHTGFILDYKTRDDMYIWLADKHEVPSQITIPYFDSPHWNSFIEAKAKGKDFFANHLDFEEKNKFYKDLFKLFPVPDKAKEYYFSCPGLAISTVLLDNVSLYIENFSGTPYSNEENAVLLRFGKVFQQTYTRFLDLQKAEAQARESQIEAALERVRAKAMAMNKSDDLTPAVATVFSELDRLNFRTVRCGIGIFNDLSEKVDVWTTSSDDKSGSVNLSGNEVLEGHPLLEGIFKAWKLQKDYSYVLEGKDLLDYYGVTSNSNLPVTAPKVTSETTKQYYHCIMFPSGGLFAFRESEFSVEAKNLMRRFADVFQLTFTRHLDLKKAEAQNKIIKAENERKTKELEDARQLQLSMLPKVLPQLPHLDIAVHMKTATEVGGDYYDYNVDSDGTLTFVVGDATGHGMMSGMMVSIMKSFFISHKSNIELKEFFENANNSIKEMQLGRLMMSFMGVQITSEKVIATNAGMPSLIYFRNKSQKAGEFVSNNLPLGAMKGTMYSLKEINYEKGDTLLLMSDGFAELKNKNEEQYGYERVKEEFKSVAHKNSKAIVKHLNNSASNWILGVEPDDDVTFVVIKVK, via the coding sequence ATGAAAACAACTAAAGATATCCAGATGGAAGTTATGGAGGTGCATAATTTGTTTTGGGAATCTTATGCACGTAGAGATATAGAACTCAGGTTTTCGCTTTGTTCTGAAGATGTTACTTTTATCGGAAGCGGCTTGCATGAGAGAGCTTTAAATAAGACAGAGTACAAAAACATAAATAACGAAGGAGTGAAGCAATTTCCCGATCCTTTCCAGATTGAATTTTTATGGACTAATCTTTCAATGATAAATGAAATTGTTGCTTGTGTTGAATCCGAAGTTGTTTGGAGTCAAATGATAAATAACGAGATATCTACTGAGCTATTAAGGAATACAACTCTGCTAAAATATGATAATAGTAAATGGTTAGTCACACATGTTCATGGTTCTGTTCCGGATTACAGGTTGAAGGAGGGTGATTATATGACAAACGAGCAGACAATCATTCGGAACAAAGAATTAGAACGACAGGTTTTTGAGAGAACGCAGGATTTAAATGAAACCTTAGAAAAACTTGAGAAAAAAAACCGCCAGCTGGAAATTGAAGCATCTCTTGAAAGAGTGAGAGCAGTTGCCATGAGTATGAATAATTCTGATGATTTGTTAAGCATCTGTGAAGTTTCATTTAAAGAATTAAAAAAATTAGGTTTTAATAATCTCAGAAATGCCATAATTCACATCCCTAATGATAAAGAAAAATATTTCATGGATTATGACTTCTCAGAATTAACGGGCGGTGCAATAACAAAAATAGAGTATGGTTCGCATCCCATTGTCGATGAATATCTGGAAAAAATCAAAAGTGCTAAAGATGCTTACTTTGAAGTTGTAATAAATGAGGATCAGTTGGAAGGGTGGAAAGATTTTCGGAAAAAATCTAGTCAAATGGATGATCCAAGATTAAATCAAGCAACATCTCTCTATTACTACCTATTCTCTATCGGTCTAGGAGACATAGGTATTTCATCATTCAAACCAATTATTGAATCACAGTTAATTATTCTTAAAAGATTTAGAAATGTTTTTGAACTTGCTTACCAAAGATATACGGATATTCAAAAAGCAGAAGCACAGGCAAGGGAAGCTCAGATTGAAGCAGCGTTGGAAAGGGTGAGAAGTAGAACAATGGGAATGCAAAAAAGCGAAGAGCTAAAAGAGGTAATTCAGCTTGTTTATGAACAATTCGTTTATTTAAATATTCATGTTGAACACACTGGGTTTATTTTAGATTACAAAACAAGAGATGATATGTATATCTGGCTAGCTGATAAGCACGAAGTTCCCTCACAAATAACGATTCCTTATTTTGATTCTCCGCATTGGAACAGTTTTATTGAAGCCAAGGCAAAAGGCAAGGATTTTTTTGCCAACCACTTGGATTTTGAAGAAAAAAACAAATTTTATAAGGATCTTTTTAAATTATTCCCCGTACCGGACAAAGCAAAGGAATATTATTTTAGTTGCCCTGGCCTTGCAATATCTACTGTGTTGTTAGATAATGTTTCACTTTACATTGAAAATTTCTCAGGTACTCCTTACAGTAATGAAGAGAATGCGGTGCTGTTGCGCTTTGGAAAAGTGTTTCAACAAACCTACACCCGCTTCCTAGATCTGCAAAAAGCGGAAGCACAAGCAAGGGAATCCCAAATTGAGGCTGCACTTGAACGCGTCCGTGCAAAAGCAATGGCAATGAATAAAAGTGATGATCTAACACCTGCAGTTGCGACTGTGTTTTCTGAGCTTGATCGTCTTAATTTTAGAACTGTCCGTTGTGGGATTGGTATTTTTAATGATTTGAGTGAAAAGGTAGATGTTTGGACTACTTCTTCAGATGATAAGAGCGGTTCAGTGAATTTATCAGGAAATGAAGTGCTAGAAGGTCATCCTTTGCTGGAAGGAATATTTAAGGCGTGGAAGCTTCAGAAAGACTATTCATATGTTCTTGAGGGAAAAGATTTATTAGATTACTATGGAGTTACATCCAACTCCAATCTTCCTGTTACGGCACCAAAAGTTACTTCAGAAACCACTAAACAGTATTACCACTGTATTATGTTTCCTTCTGGGGGACTTTTTGCTTTCCGTGAAAGCGAGTTTTCTGTTGAGGCTAAAAATTTAATGAGGCGTTTTGCTGATGTATTTCAACTTACATTTACACGACATTTAGATTTGAAAAAAGCAGAAGCACAGAACAAAATTATTAAAGCTGAAAATGAACGTAAGACAAAAGAACTTGAAGATGCGCGTCAGTTACAGCTATCTATGCTTCCAAAAGTACTTCCTCAACTGCCGCATCTTGATATTGCTGTTCATATGAAAACTGCTACAGAAGTCGGTGGTGATTATTATGATTATAATGTTGATTCGGATGGAACACTTACTTTTGTTGTTGGAGATGCCACGGGACACGGAATGATGTCGGGAATGATGGTTTCAATTATGAAGTCTTTTTTTATTTCCCATAAATCTAACATTGAATTAAAAGAATTTTTTGAAAACGCTAACAACTCTATAAAAGAAATGCAGCTTGGCAGATTGATGATGTCGTTTATGGGTGTTCAAATTACATCTGAAAAAGTAATAGCTACAAATGCAGGGATGCCATCATTAATTTATTTCAGAAATAAATCTCAAAAGGCAGGTGAGTTTGTTAGTAACAATTTACCTTTAGGAGCTATGAAAGGGACTATGTATTCGCTTAAAGAAATTAATTATGAAAAAGGCGATACACTGTTACTTATGAGTGATGGTTTTGCTGAATTAAAAAATAAAAACGAAGAACAGTATGGTTACGAACGAGTAAAAGAAGAATTTAAATCTGTTGCTCATAAAAATTCGAAAGCAATAGTTAAACATTTAAATAACTCAGCATCTAATTGGATTCTCGGAGTAGAGCCAGATGATGATGTTACTTTTGTAGTAATAAAAGTAAAGTAG
- a CDS encoding SpoIIE family protein phosphatase: MKWNKNIFSLKFIIISLLLLFISNINGQDKYFFEKLSVSDGLSNSVVLCTYQDHLGYLWIGTIDGLNRYDGYDIKVYKNIVGDTTSLPFNVINSISEDKDGNLLVGTIDQVSKYNRVTDSFKSIPADKGAQVNTTQILNILFDSKNRLWIATEFTGVQLYDKSTNRFKAIKFLDYSGNEILSFIQRFVVKITELKNGNILTASPTAGVFIYNASKNAFQPYFTNPKQNLNNVWTVFEDNSGKLWFGGIDKIDIYNPVTYEIKSINMATKFADKGNNYYGLFYEDINKRILFASNFGILETDLNGNDFSLISKDIPNINLIYFYRDNFGIYWVSTAGNGLIKFDPSKKPFQFFKISNNEQAETKSNPVTDIVKYPLNKSKLLLSFNTQGIYEFDRDLNRFNKILNLDGTKLLSDDNENLWYVFNNKLNKLNLSSKGTENFEFRNIKYTSNFNINKMKFGPDNNIWIADRQGVQIFNPVNKSFNRLPSITNKPISSELILRIREIVKNEKPIASILKVGEGVSLEKSFTLDKPSKVLIINLGEGRYTSLTGNMFDYGWIEDSKGKEIWAADKVQNSFNDGGGYKNRIALSCLDLPKGQYKIKFISDIGHNYGAFNVTAPPDSEWYGIQVLQLDEQQYSYLNEKIKNELDNTHYPLFELASDVEFSRKYINTVWVASMTGLKKLNLRDNTNEQYSFDDGTQRFALVNQLNQILEDKDGIIWCTSLVGLIRFNPETEKYQIITQSDGLASSVVSFMIEDLNSNLWFGTPGGISMLDKRNAGKQLSFINYDNKDGINDLPLNNAITMTNDGEIFYGGYGGLNAFYPATPNNTLPDPVINSINISGVPIEKLASELDLKTDISETKQLVLPYSDNNLSFEFASIHFSRPAKNKLAYILEGIDKDWNYTNRRFASYLNLPPGDYVFRLKGSNGDGVWNPKEASIKITVNPPWYRTIIAYIGYGLLFIGLIFGIDRVQRRRLLNKARNTAAIKEAQLRAQLAETENERKTKELEEARQLQLSMLPKELPQLPHLDIAVYMKTATEVGGDYYDFNVALDGTLTIVLGDATGHGMRAGTMVTSAKTLFNSYAANPDILFTFQEMTRCIKQMQFQSLAMSMTMLKIKNNKLLMSAAGMPPVYIFRRENRIIEEHLMKGMPLGTMDGFPYELKELNLFKGDTLLLMSDGYPELQSDKNEIFGYRRAKNSFEEVAEKEPEEIISYLKDEGSRWSNDKEPDDDVTFVVIKVK; encoded by the coding sequence ATGAAATGGAATAAAAATATTTTCAGTTTGAAATTTATTATAATCAGTCTCCTATTACTGTTTATAAGCAATATCAATGGACAAGATAAATACTTTTTTGAAAAACTATCAGTATCCGATGGATTATCAAATTCTGTTGTGTTATGCACATACCAGGATCATCTTGGCTATTTATGGATTGGTACAATAGATGGGCTTAACAGATATGATGGATATGATATTAAAGTTTATAAAAACATTGTAGGTGATACAACCAGTTTACCTTTCAATGTAATAAATTCAATTAGTGAAGATAAGGATGGGAATTTATTAGTAGGAACCATAGATCAGGTAAGCAAATATAATAGAGTAACAGACAGCTTTAAATCCATTCCTGCTGATAAGGGGGCGCAAGTAAATACAACTCAAATTTTAAATATTTTATTTGATTCAAAAAACAGGCTTTGGATTGCTACTGAATTTACCGGTGTACAACTCTATGATAAATCTACAAATAGATTCAAAGCAATAAAGTTTCTTGATTATTCCGGAAATGAAATATTGTCTTTCATACAGAGATTTGTGGTTAAAATAACTGAATTAAAAAATGGGAATATTTTAACGGCTAGCCCGACTGCTGGTGTATTTATTTACAATGCATCAAAAAATGCATTTCAGCCATACTTTACTAATCCAAAACAAAATTTAAATAACGTATGGACCGTTTTTGAGGACAATTCAGGAAAACTATGGTTTGGCGGTATAGATAAAATTGATATTTACAATCCGGTTACCTACGAAATTAAATCTATAAATATGGCTACCAAGTTTGCAGATAAAGGAAATAATTATTACGGGTTATTTTATGAAGACATAAATAAGAGAATTTTGTTTGCAAGTAATTTTGGAATTTTAGAAACCGATTTAAACGGAAACGATTTTTCATTAATCTCTAAAGATATTCCAAACATTAATCTCATCTATTTTTATCGGGATAATTTTGGGATTTACTGGGTCTCAACGGCAGGAAATGGGTTGATAAAATTTGATCCTTCAAAAAAACCATTTCAGTTTTTTAAGATAAGCAACAATGAGCAGGCCGAAACAAAATCAAATCCTGTAACTGATATTGTGAAATATCCCCTTAATAAAAGTAAACTGCTATTATCATTTAATACACAAGGTATTTATGAATTTGATCGTGACTTAAATAGGTTCAATAAAATTCTAAATCTAGATGGTACAAAATTATTGTCTGATGATAATGAAAATTTATGGTATGTCTTCAATAATAAACTTAACAAATTAAATCTTAGTTCTAAAGGAACAGAAAATTTTGAGTTCCGGAATATTAAATACACATCAAATTTTAATATAAATAAAATGAAATTTGGTCCTGATAATAATATTTGGATTGCCGACAGGCAGGGTGTCCAAATATTTAATCCGGTAAATAAAAGTTTTAATCGGCTTCCATCAATTACAAACAAACCAATAAGCTCTGAACTTATATTAAGAATCAGGGAAATCGTAAAGAATGAAAAACCTATTGCTTCAATTTTAAAAGTGGGTGAGGGAGTCTCTCTTGAAAAGTCATTTACGCTTGATAAACCCTCAAAAGTATTAATTATTAACCTTGGAGAAGGAAGATATACCAGCTTAACTGGTAATATGTTTGATTATGGTTGGATCGAAGATTCAAAAGGGAAAGAAATCTGGGCAGCGGATAAAGTGCAAAACTCATTCAATGATGGTGGCGGGTATAAAAACAGGATTGCATTAAGTTGTCTTGATTTACCTAAAGGCCAGTATAAAATAAAATTTATTTCAGATATAGGACATAATTATGGTGCCTTTAATGTTACAGCACCCCCCGATTCTGAATGGTACGGCATACAGGTACTTCAATTAGATGAGCAGCAATATTCTTATTTAAATGAAAAAATAAAAAATGAATTGGATAATACACATTATCCATTATTTGAATTAGCTAGCGATGTTGAATTTAGTAGAAAATATATTAATACCGTATGGGTCGCATCCATGACTGGTCTAAAAAAGCTTAACCTGCGGGATAACACCAATGAACAATATAGTTTTGACGACGGGACCCAAAGATTTGCATTAGTTAATCAGTTGAACCAAATCCTGGAAGATAAAGATGGCATTATTTGGTGTACTTCATTAGTCGGATTAATTAGGTTCAATCCTGAGACAGAAAAATATCAAATAATAACACAAAGTGATGGATTAGCCAGCAGTGTCGTCTCTTTTATGATTGAAGATCTAAATAGCAATTTATGGTTTGGAACTCCGGGCGGTATCTCAATGCTCGATAAAAGGAATGCAGGGAAACAACTAAGTTTTATTAATTATGATAATAAAGACGGAATAAATGATCTGCCGCTAAACAATGCAATTACAATGACAAATGATGGCGAAATATTTTATGGCGGTTATGGGGGCCTGAATGCTTTTTATCCGGCAACTCCAAATAACACATTACCAGATCCGGTGATTAATAGTATCAACATATCCGGGGTTCCAATCGAAAAGCTAGCTTCGGAATTAGATCTTAAAACTGATATAAGTGAAACAAAACAATTAGTGCTGCCATATTCAGATAATAATCTTTCATTTGAATTTGCATCCATTCACTTTTCGCGTCCTGCAAAAAATAAACTTGCCTATATACTGGAAGGAATAGACAAAGACTGGAATTACACTAACAGAAGATTTGCATCATATTTAAATCTGCCCCCGGGTGATTATGTATTTAGACTAAAAGGTTCAAACGGTGATGGTGTTTGGAATCCTAAAGAAGCCTCAATCAAAATTACAGTCAATCCGCCCTGGTACCGCACAATAATTGCTTACATCGGGTATGGCTTATTGTTTATAGGATTAATTTTTGGTATCGATAGGGTACAGCGTAGAAGATTACTTAACAAAGCTCGAAATACAGCTGCAATTAAAGAGGCGCAACTCCGGGCCCAGCTTGCCGAAACCGAGAATGAACGCAAGACTAAAGAATTGGAAGAAGCTCGCCAGTTGCAGCTTTCTATGCTGCCAAAAGAACTACCGCAGTTACCTCATCTTGATATTGCTGTTTATATGAAAACAGCTACTGAGGTGGGCGGCGACTACTATGATTTTAATGTCGCTCTGGATGGCACTTTAACTATTGTACTTGGTGATGCAACTGGTCACGGAATGAGGGCAGGCACTATGGTGACGTCTGCAAAAACTCTCTTTAACAGTTATGCCGCAAATCCAGATATACTTTTTACATTCCAAGAAATGACCAGGTGTATTAAGCAAATGCAGTTTCAGTCACTTGCTATGAGTATGACAATGCTGAAAATCAAAAACAATAAATTATTAATGTCAGCTGCGGGTATGCCGCCGGTATATATCTTCCGCAGAGAGAACCGAATTATTGAAGAACATTTAATGAAAGGAATGCCTTTGGGAACTATGGATGGTTTTCCGTATGAGTTAAAGGAATTAAATTTATTTAAAGGTGATACCTTGCTTTTAATGAGCGATGGTTATCCTGAATTACAAAGTGATAAAAATGAAATCTTCGGTTACCGCCGTGCTAAGAATTCTTTTGAAGAGGTAGCTGAGAAAGAACCTGAAGAAATTATTAGTTACTTAAAAGATGAAGGTTCGCGCTGGTCTAATGATAAAGAACCAGATGATGATGTGACATTTGTGGTAATAAAAGTTAAGTAG